The following coding sequences lie in one Silene latifolia isolate original U9 population chromosome 5, ASM4854445v1, whole genome shotgun sequence genomic window:
- the LOC141655717 gene encoding uncharacterized protein LOC141655717: protein MVGNVSIKRPLCDHGASVRILPLPIARKVGLHNMIPTSMTLKLVDRLVQRPMGVIEYVSVKAENFYITADFVVIPEDQQTPIILGRPFLATGDVNISVKEWKLTFKVGENVVEFSLTGAMSEPMFESVYSVDMLEEAIEDAKDKCSEEHLKEDYEALPSILDENEGKNPPKIDLKPLPLLP, encoded by the coding sequence ATGGTGGGTAATGTGAGTATCAAGAGGCCACTTTGTGATCATGGTGCTAGTGTTAGAATACTTCCGCTCCCTATTGCAAGGAAGGTTGGTTTGCATAATATGATACCTACCTCTATGACCTTGAAACTAGTCGATAGGTTGGTACAAAGGCCAATGGGGGTCATTGAATATGTTTCGGTTAAAGCGGAAAATTTCTATATTACGGCGGACTTTGTGGTGATCCCCGAAGACCAACAAACTCCTATTATCCTCGGGAGGCCCTTCTTGGCAACCGGGGATGTCAACATAAGTGTTAAGGAATGGAAGCTCACTTTCAAAGTGGGAGAAAATGTGGTTGAATTTTCTTTGACCGGAGCAATGTCAGAACCAATGTTTGAGAGTGTCTATTCGGTAGACATGTTAGAAGAAGCAATTGAAGATGCAAAGGATAAATGCTCGGAGGAGCATTTGAAAGAAGATTATGAAGCTTTACCATCAATTCTTGATGAAAATGAGGGTAAGAACCCTCCAAAGATAGATCTCAAACCTTTACCCCTCCTCCCTTGA